Sequence from the Undibacterium piscinae genome:
TTGTCGACAATTACAGAATTGACGCTGGTATCGCTTTTTGGGATCAATATGCCGATGCCTTGGCGCGCGCCGAGAAGCAGTATGGCGTACCGGCAGAAATCATCGTCGGCTTAATTGGCGTAGAAACGGTTTTTGGCCGCAACACCGGCAATTTCCGTGTCATGGATGCCCTCACTACCCTGGCATTTGCCTACCCGGATACGCCTACGCGCCAGGCCAGAATGACATTTTTCAGAGGGGAACTGGAAAGCATGCTGCTGATTGCGCGCGATTCGGTAATCGATCCATTTAGCTTCAAGGGCTCGTATGCCGGCGCAGTGGGTTGGCCGCAGTTTATGCCTAGCAGCATACGTAGTTACGCGCTTGACTTTGATGCGGACGGCAAAATTGACTTAGTCTCGTCACCAGTCGATGCCATAGGCAGCGTCGCCAATTACCTGTCACAGCACGGCTGGAAAAAAGGCCTGCCTACGGTATTCCCCGCCACCCTGAGCGGCAATGAAGCGGAACAAGGCAAATTCAATGAAGTGATGTCACAGGGTCTGAAAGCCAGTTACCGTCTGGAAGACCTGAAAAGCGTCGCCACCACCGCCAGTCCGGATGCGCCGGCACAACTCAGTTATGGCCTGATCGACTTGCAAAACGGTAGCGAGGCGACCGAATATTGGCTGGCGACCGAGAACTTTTTCGCTATCACGCAATATAACCGCAGCTATTTTTATGCGATGTCAGTGATAGATCTGGGGAAAATGATTGCGACCGCAAGAATGAAGTAATAGGGTTAAATTTGCTAGAAACAGACACAAAATTCTTTCCTGTTCCAAATATTGAACATTAAACAAAATTTTCTTCAAATAATATTGCTAAGTTGCATTCCTTATACTACAGTAACATTATCGAATGATACATTTAGTTGAACTTAAAGTAATGTGTCAATAGATTTAACAATTTTTTTGTCCCTCTAGTAGCGAAAATTAGTCATTTTAAAGTTACAATATTACCGGATGATTAATTTTTTATTGAAGCAACTTTTTTTCCGCATCAATAACCATATAAATATAGCGAGGTAATTATGGCAAATCTGACTCAGCTTGAATCTGATGAGATCGACTACGATCCAAATAATCTTTTGGATACTCTGATCAAGCAACTACACTTAAAAAACGATGCCGCTCTGTCAAGAGCACTGGAAGTAGCTCCTCCGGTCATCAGTAAAATCCGTCACCGTCGTCTGCCTGTTGGCGCATCACTGTTGATTCGCATGCACGAAATCAGTGACGTCAGCATCAAGGATTTACGTGGTTTGATGGGTGACCGTCGCGCAAAATTCCGCATCAGCGATAAGCAGTTCAAACCAAAGGAAGACGGCAGCAATTAATATTGCTGCCAACCCCGGAAGAACCTGAGAAGAGCGTAAGCCTTACTCAGGTTTTTTTTCGCCCGAATAAACAGATGAATCAAACAAGCGCTTTGTCACCCGAACTAAGCTACCAAGGTGAGGGAATTGCACAGACAAGCCATGCAAAAAAACCAGTATGCACACATCTCGCAATCTCATCATTCCAAAGCGGCATTCCTGAAATCTTTGATACCCCTGATACCCCTACCCAGTATTAAATAGAACCACACTGTTGACGGCCGCAACGGCAGGTTTTTAACGAATACCCCCACCCTCTCCTAGTGCATGAATAATCGGACAAGTCTTGGACGGTCCCGTATGTTCACATTCATGGATAAGCAGAGACAACATTTTTTGCATTTTTTGCAAATCGGCTAATTTCCCTTCGACCTGCGCCAACCGATCCGCGGCGACCTTGCGGATCGCGCTGCGATCATCTGTATCTTCCAGCAACAGCAAAGTAGTGATTTCGTCCAGAGTGAAGCCCAATTCCTGTGCGCGCTTGATAAAGCGTATGCGCTCCACCAGGGTGGCAGCGTAAGTGCGAAAGCCGCTGGCGACCACCGGCACC
This genomic interval carries:
- a CDS encoding MerR family transcriptional regulator — its product is MQNNKSELTIGQLARLAGVGVETIRYYQRRDLLPVPVVASGFRTYAATLVERIRFIKRAQELGFTLDEITTLLLLEDTDDRSAIRKVAADRLAQVEGKLADLQKMQKMLSLLIHECEHTGPSKTCPIIHALGEGGGIR
- the mltB gene encoding lytic murein transglycosylase B — protein: MILNPTLRFTIATLLASAIALSPAAYASSKPSKNAAPKPAPIKTEFAHFTQWKEVSEFIDQMVAKHGFNKAELEASFDQIRYVETAIQLIKPAPAGKPKNWKAYRARFVDNYRIDAGIAFWDQYADALARAEKQYGVPAEIIVGLIGVETVFGRNTGNFRVMDALTTLAFAYPDTPTRQARMTFFRGELESMLLIARDSVIDPFSFKGSYAGAVGWPQFMPSSIRSYALDFDADGKIDLVSSPVDAIGSVANYLSQHGWKKGLPTVFPATLSGNEAEQGKFNEVMSQGLKASYRLEDLKSVATTASPDAPAQLSYGLIDLQNGSEATEYWLATENFFAITQYNRSYFYAMSVIDLGKMIATARMK